From the genome of Scytonema hofmannii PCC 7110, one region includes:
- a CDS encoding MIP/aquaporin family protein codes for MDSFTSWRQLHWSEYGAELLGTAFNLFIGLSAVVFNFGKGLPMQALIPNESMRLLMTGLFFAGSGSLIAISPLGKLSGAHLNPSLSLAFWVQGKMHRHDLIGYIIAQFLGAIIAAMLIVVVWGNYAASIRNGMTLPGNGYPLWYVFLAEVTITFLLVLSIFIFLSHHQLMRWTPLMTWLLVATIVCLEAPISGTSLNPARSIGPALVTLYWKDQWLYCIASPLGAMVAVVAFRLLAMGKLDILTAKLFHVPHYLCIFKNVKVPHLKR; via the coding sequence ATGGATAGTTTCACAAGTTGGAGACAATTGCACTGGTCTGAATATGGTGCAGAACTTCTCGGAACTGCGTTTAATCTTTTTATTGGGCTGAGTGCAGTTGTCTTCAATTTTGGTAAGGGTTTGCCAATGCAGGCTCTCATACCCAACGAAAGTATGCGTTTGTTGATGACAGGGCTGTTCTTTGCTGGAAGTGGGTCTCTCATCGCGATTTCCCCACTGGGGAAATTGAGTGGTGCTCACCTCAATCCTTCCTTGTCGCTGGCATTCTGGGTTCAAGGCAAGATGCATCGACATGACCTGATCGGATACATTATTGCACAATTCCTCGGTGCAATTATCGCTGCTATGCTAATAGTGGTTGTGTGGGGAAACTACGCCGCCAGTATCAGGAATGGTATGACCTTGCCTGGGAATGGTTACCCACTCTGGTATGTTTTTCTTGCTGAAGTTACCATAACCTTTCTGCTGGTGCTATCTATCTTTATCTTCTTAAGTCATCATCAGCTAATGCGCTGGACACCACTTATGACGTGGCTTCTAGTGGCAACAATAGTCTGCTTAGAGGCACCTATCTCTGGCACGAGTCTAAATCCTGCACGCAGCATTGGACCTGCTTTAGTCACATTGTATTGGAAAGACCAGTGGCTTTACTGCATTGCTTCACCACTGGGAGCAATGGTTGCTGTAGTCGCCTTTCGACTCCTTGCTATGGGTAAACTCGATATTTTGACAGCTAAACTTTTTCACGTTCCTCATTACCTTTGCATTTTCAAAAATGTTAAAGTACCACACCTTAAGAGGTAG
- a CDS encoding flavodoxin domain-containing protein, translating to MTNVLIVYATDYGNTRRMAETIASGAMSVPDTQVSVKLADDVTKDDLIASDAVIVGTPVHMGSPDWRVKKFIDTVCSRLWMKDSMIGKVGAVFATGSGYGNAGGGCELTMLTLLNNLVELGLVIVPLPKNTPGYHLAGLQWGPYARSAGEKMEQTGVTEERLEAARHHGANVSRIASVLKGHDLFAKPTPVLAQ from the coding sequence ATGACTAACGTATTAATAGTGTATGCAACAGATTATGGCAATACACGAAGGATGGCTGAGACGATCGCGTCAGGTGCCATGTCAGTCCCCGATACTCAAGTCTCAGTCAAATTAGCGGATGATGTTACAAAAGATGACCTAATTGCCAGTGACGCAGTCATCGTTGGCACGCCTGTTCATATGGGAAGTCCAGATTGGCGGGTCAAAAAATTTATCGATACAGTGTGCAGTCGGCTTTGGATGAAAGATAGCATGATTGGCAAGGTAGGTGCTGTATTCGCTACTGGTAGTGGCTATGGAAACGCTGGAGGTGGATGCGAGCTCACAATGTTAACTCTGCTAAATAACCTTGTTGAGCTGGGGTTGGTGATAGTGCCTCTTCCTAAAAATACCCCAGGTTACCACTTAGCAGGGCTCCAGTGGGGACCATACGCACGCTCTGCTGGGGAAAAGATGGAGCAAACGGGCGTGACGGAAGAAAGACTTGAAGCTGCAAGGCATCACGGCGCAAATGTATCTAGAATCGCTTCAGTTCTTAAAGGTCACGATTTGTTTGCTAAGCCAACTCCAGTTTTAGCACAATAG
- a CDS encoding class I fructose-bisphosphate aldolase: MNKNVQEILSWYGSDNPGTLTNLSRLLNHGKLAGTGKLVILPVDQGFEHGPARSFASNPPAYDPRYHFELAIEAGCNAYAAPLGFLEAGAREFAGEIPLLLKVNDHDVLHDEQDPNQALTGSVEDALRLGCVGIGFTIYPGSAHRMEMYQQIRAYAEEAKRCGLVVVIWAYARGAGLSKKGETAIDVTGYSAQIAAQLGAHIIKVKLPSAHIEQEAARKVYEKEQIPIGTLTERVRHVVQCTFNGRRIVIFSGGPTESDETILNEIRSIHNGGGFGSIIGRNSFQRPKSDALRLFSSIMEIYGEVI; the protein is encoded by the coding sequence ATGAACAAAAATGTGCAAGAAATCCTAAGTTGGTATGGCAGCGACAATCCGGGGACACTGACCAACTTGTCCCGACTGCTCAACCACGGTAAACTCGCAGGTACTGGTAAACTAGTAATCCTGCCAGTAGATCAAGGCTTTGAACACGGGCCTGCGCGTAGTTTTGCTTCTAACCCACCTGCTTACGACCCCCGCTATCACTTTGAACTGGCAATCGAGGCTGGCTGTAACGCCTATGCTGCCCCCTTAGGTTTTTTGGAGGCAGGGGCACGGGAGTTTGCTGGCGAGATCCCCCTGCTTCTCAAAGTTAACGACCACGATGTCCTCCACGATGAGCAAGACCCGAACCAGGCTTTGACTGGCAGCGTGGAGGATGCGCTACGCTTGGGATGCGTGGGCATCGGCTTTACTATCTACCCTGGTTCGGCACATCGGATGGAGATGTATCAGCAGATCCGCGCCTACGCTGAGGAAGCAAAGCGCTGTGGCTTGGTGGTAGTCATTTGGGCTTATGCCCGTGGGGCTGGTTTGAGCAAAAAGGGTGAAACCGCGATTGATGTTACCGGTTATTCCGCACAGATTGCTGCCCAACTTGGCGCACATATCATCAAAGTCAAGCTGCCAAGCGCACACATCGAGCAAGAGGCGGCACGTAAAGTTTACGAAAAAGAGCAAATTCCAATTGGGACGCTCACTGAGCGGGTACGTCACGTAGTACAGTGTACTTTTAATGGACGGCGCATTGTCATCTTCTCCGGTGGTCCAACCGAAAGCGATGAAACAATACTCAATGAGATCCGCTCTATTCATAATGGCGGTGGGTTTGGCTCGATTATAGGACGCAATTCATTCCAGCGTCCCAAGTCTGATGCACTGCGGTTGTTCAGTTCCATAATGGAGATTTACGGAGAAGTTATTTAG
- a CDS encoding NB-ARC domain-containing protein, with amino-acid sequence MNLPKQKRKRGLILTPQGLQKLQAAKLASEVNENYGNRYTLEDLAERIGINTATISKVLSREDAVDKKTLEYFFQAFNVGLDKDCYTHSDQCQRQDWGEAICLSVFYGRIEELNKLEQLILEDRCKLVALLGMGGIGKSALSVKLAEQIKYSFEYIIWRSLREAPPIKAILANLIQFLSKEQETEASLPESVGDRVSRLIDCLRASRCLLVLDNMESILRSGSRAGLYREGYEEYGDLLRRVGEANHQSCLVLTSREKPKEVASLEGEAFPVRSFLLGGLKSVDGQEILKLKGIAASESEIGTLIDRYAGNALALKVVATTIQDVFCGNVTKFLQQETTVFGDICDLLDQQFERLSCLEKDIMYWLAINREQVSLLELQEDIVSPVPPQKLLEALESLVRRSLVEKSAALFTLQPVVMEYVTQRFIEQVCEEIATKKIELFRCHALIKATAKDYIRETQVRLILQPVLNGLIVALKSKRGVEEQLTQIIARLRETSPLEPGYTAGNIISLFCQLGTNLRGYDFSHLAVWQADLKCVQLHDVNFAHADLAKSVFAETFGGVSSVAFSPDGKLLATADTGGEIHLYQVSDWKHLLTCKGHTNWIPSVAFSPDGSILASGSSDYTVRLWDVGTGRCLQTFQKHTNEIWSVAFSPDGNTLVSGSNDCTIRLWSVSTGECLRTFRGHTNWVISVAFSPDGQTLASGSDDNTLRLWDIGTDECKKIFQGHDDGVRSITISPDGRILVSSSDDQTVKLWDLNTGECSETLHGHCAPVWSSAISPQGNLIASGSLDQTVRLWNISTGQCLRILQGHSGWVLSVVFNLQGDLLASSSDDQTIKLWNVSTGQCLKTFSGYTSHSWSVAFSSDGRKLASGSQDSTVRLWDVNAGQALQTFLGHRAAVRSVAFSSDEQMLASGSDDQTVRLWDVNAGQALQTFLGHRAAVASVAFSPDGQMLVSGSDDQMVKLWDVNTGQALQTFLGHGAAVASVAFSPDGRTVASGGWDQTVKLWDVSTGGCKETLKGHTNWVWSIAFSPDGELLASGGYDGTIRLWSVSNSACFKTFKVGENNSIVKTVAFSEDGQIIASSSPDHTVKLWDVSTGECKRTLYGHSAFVWSVAFSPDNQTLASSSTDDTIRIWDVSASECLKTLKPRKLYEGTNIREATGLTAATIARLKILGAVTSEK; translated from the coding sequence ATGAATCTTCCAAAGCAGAAACGTAAACGAGGTCTTATCCTTACGCCACAAGGATTGCAAAAACTTCAGGCGGCAAAACTGGCTTCTGAAGTCAATGAAAATTATGGAAACAGGTATACATTAGAAGATTTAGCTGAACGCATTGGAATAAATACTGCTACAATCTCTAAGGTGTTGTCTCGCGAAGACGCAGTTGACAAAAAAACACTTGAGTATTTCTTCCAAGCTTTTAATGTAGGACTGGATAAAGATTGCTATACACATTCGGATCAATGTCAGCGTCAAGATTGGGGAGAAGCAATCTGTTTGTCAGTTTTTTATGGACGTATAGAAGAACTCAATAAATTAGAGCAATTGATTCTTGAGGATCGCTGTAAACTAGTTGCACTGTTGGGAATGGGGGGAATTGGTAAATCAGCTCTGTCTGTAAAGCTGGCAGAACAGATTAAATATAGTTTTGAGTATATTATATGGCGATCGCTACGAGAAGCTCCCCCTATTAAAGCTATCCTGGCTAACCTGATTCAGTTTTTGTCCAAAGAGCAGGAAACAGAAGCTTCTTTACCAGAAAGCGTAGGCGATAGAGTGTCGCGACTGATTGATTGTCTGCGAGCCTCACGCTGTCTGCTGGTACTAGATAATATGGAGTCGATTTTGCGTAGTGGTAGTCGAGCGGGACTTTATCGAGAGGGGTATGAGGAGTATGGGGATCTGCTTAGACGGGTGGGAGAAGCTAATCACCAAAGCTGCTTAGTACTGACAAGTAGGGAAAAACCTAAAGAAGTGGCATCACTAGAAGGAGAAGCATTCCCTGTGCGCTCATTTTTGCTAGGTGGTCTGAAATCAGTGGACGGGCAGGAAATTTTGAAACTTAAGGGGATCGCTGCTTCAGAGTCCGAGATCGGAACACTTATCGATCGCTATGCTGGTAATGCCTTAGCTTTGAAAGTGGTTGCTACGACCATTCAAGATGTATTTTGTGGTAATGTTACTAAATTTTTGCAACAAGAAACAACTGTTTTTGGCGATATTTGTGATCTACTAGACCAGCAGTTTGAGCGCTTGTCATGTTTAGAAAAGGATATAATGTACTGGCTGGCAATTAATCGCGAGCAAGTTTCGCTATTAGAGTTGCAAGAAGATATAGTATCACCAGTACCACCACAAAAATTACTGGAAGCTCTGGAGTCTCTGGTGAGGCGATCGCTAGTTGAGAAAAGCGCAGCACTCTTCACGCTACAACCTGTAGTTATGGAGTATGTGACTCAGCGATTCATAGAGCAAGTTTGTGAGGAGATTGCAACTAAGAAGATTGAGCTTTTTAGATGCCATGCTTTGATAAAAGCGACGGCGAAAGACTACATTAGAGAGACACAAGTTCGCCTTATCCTCCAGCCTGTCTTAAACGGATTAATCGTAGCCCTCAAGAGCAAACGAGGCGTTGAAGAGCAATTAACTCAGATTATAGCGAGGCTGCGGGAGACATCACCGCTGGAACCAGGGTACACGGCTGGTAACATTATTAGTCTGTTTTGTCAACTGGGAACTAACTTGAGAGGCTATGACTTCTCACATTTAGCAGTTTGGCAAGCCGACCTCAAGTGCGTACAGTTGCATGATGTCAATTTTGCTCATGCCGATCTGGCGAAGTCTGTTTTTGCTGAAACGTTTGGTGGTGTTTCCTCGGTAGCCTTTAGCCCTGATGGCAAACTTTTGGCAACGGCTGATACTGGTGGTGAGATCCACTTGTACCAAGTTTCGGATTGGAAGCACCTTCTGACTTGTAAGGGACACACTAACTGGATTCCGTCAGTAGCCTTTAGTCCGGATGGTAGTATCCTTGCTAGTGGAAGCAGTGACTATACAGTGCGCCTGTGGGATGTCGGTACGGGGCGATGCCTGCAAACCTTTCAAAAACATACTAATGAGATTTGGTCAGTAGCCTTTAGTCCGGATGGTAACACGTTAGTCAGTGGCAGTAATGATTGCACAATAAGGCTATGGAGTGTTAGCACTGGTGAATGCCTCAGAACTTTTCGGGGACATACAAATTGGGTAATATCAGTAGCTTTTAGTCCAGACGGACAGACGCTAGCGAGCGGTAGTGATGACAACACGCTTAGGTTGTGGGATATTGGTACTGATGAATGCAAAAAAATTTTTCAGGGACATGATGATGGGGTACGGTCAATCACTATCAGTCCTGACGGTCGGATACTAGTGAGTAGCAGTGATGACCAAACAGTGAAGTTGTGGGACTTAAACACTGGTGAATGTAGCGAAACTCTACACGGGCATTGTGCTCCGGTTTGGTCATCTGCCATTAGTCCTCAAGGCAATCTCATTGCTAGTGGTAGTCTCGATCAGACGGTGAGGCTATGGAATATTAGCACTGGTCAATGTCTTAGAATTCTTCAGGGACATTCCGGTTGGGTGCTTTCTGTTGTCTTTAATTTGCAAGGGGATCTTCTTGCTAGTAGCAGTGATGACCAAACGATAAAACTATGGAACGTTAGCACCGGTCAATGTCTTAAAACTTTTAGTGGGTACACTAGTCATTCCTGGTCAGTTGCCTTCAGTTCAGATGGGAGGAAGCTGGCAAGTGGCAGTCAAGACAGCACGGTGAGGCTATGGGATGTTAATGCGGGTCAAGCCTTGCAAACCTTCCTGGGACATCGTGCGGCGGTTCGATCGGTTGCCTTCAGTTCAGATGAGCAAATGTTGGCAAGCGGCAGTGACGATCAAACGGTGAGGCTATGGGATGTCAATGCGGGTCAAGCCTTGCAAACCTTCCTGGGACATCGTGCGGCGGTTGCGTCAGTTGCCTTCAGCCCAGATGGGCAAATGTTGGTAAGCGGCAGTGACGATCAAATGGTGAAGCTATGGGATGTCAATACGGGTCAAGCCCTGCAAACCTTCCTAGGGCATGGGGCGGCGGTTGCGTCAGTCGCCTTCAGTCCAGATGGGAGGACGGTGGCGAGTGGCGGATGGGATCAAACAGTAAAGCTTTGGGATGTTAGCACTGGTGGGTGCAAGGAAACGCTAAAAGGGCATACAAATTGGGTTTGGTCAATTGCTTTTAGTCCGGATGGTGAACTGCTGGCGAGTGGTGGTTATGACGGAACAATCCGATTGTGGAGTGTCAGTAATAGTGCTTGTTTCAAGACTTTTAAGGTTGGTGAGAATAATTCTATCGTTAAAACAGTCGCCTTTAGTGAAGATGGTCAGATCATAGCCAGTAGCAGCCCCGATCACACAGTAAAGTTGTGGGATGTCAGCACTGGTGAGTGCAAAAGAACCTTGTATGGACATTCGGCTTTTGTCTGGTCAGTCGCTTTTAGCCCGGATAATCAAACTTTGGCTAGTAGCAGCACTGACGATACAATTCGAATTTGGGATGTGAGCGCGAGTGAGTGCTTAAAGACTTTGAAACCCAGGAAATTATATGAGGGAACAAATATTAGAGAGGCAACAGGTTTAACTGCCGCGACGATTGCTAGGCTGAAAATTCTTGGGGCAGTTACTTCCGAAAAATAG
- a CDS encoding glucose 1-dehydrogenase: MKLEGKIALVTGSSQGIGQAIAARLAQEGADIVIDYRSHREGAEETLAKVEATGRSGFIVKADLGVVSEVRQLIESGIQHFGKLDILVNNAGIEKNASFWSVSEADYDAVLNVNLKGVFFVTQTFVQHLIETNRTGKIINISSVHEELPFPHFTSYCASKGGVKMMTRNLAIELGPFGITINSVAPGAIETPINTKLLNDPEKLSALLKNIPLGRLGQPHDVASVVSFLASSDADYVTGTTFFVDGGLLWNYQEQ; the protein is encoded by the coding sequence ATGAAGCTTGAAGGTAAAATAGCTTTGGTAACCGGCAGCAGCCAGGGAATTGGTCAAGCCATTGCAGCGCGTCTCGCCCAAGAAGGCGCAGATATCGTGATTGACTACCGCAGCCATCGGGAGGGTGCCGAGGAAACGCTAGCTAAAGTGGAAGCAACCGGACGCTCTGGCTTTATTGTTAAGGCAGATTTGGGTGTAGTGAGCGAAGTCCGCCAGTTGATTGAATCGGGTATCCAACACTTCGGCAAACTAGATATCTTGGTGAATAACGCTGGCATTGAAAAGAACGCCTCTTTTTGGTCGGTATCAGAAGCAGATTATGACGCAGTGCTCAATGTCAACTTAAAAGGTGTGTTTTTCGTAACTCAAACCTTCGTCCAGCACCTGATTGAAACTAACCGGACTGGAAAGATTATTAACATCAGCTCGGTGCATGAGGAACTCCCGTTCCCACATTTTACTTCTTACTGTGCTAGCAAAGGTGGCGTCAAAATGATGACGCGCAACCTGGCTATTGAGTTAGGACCTTTTGGAATAACCATTAACTCCGTCGCGCCAGGAGCGATTGAGACTCCTATCAACACTAAGCTTTTGAACGACCCAGAAAAGCTGAGTGCTCTACTCAAGAATATCCCATTGGGTCGCTTAGGTCAACCTCATGATGTAGCTTCCGTAGTTTCTTTCTTGGCTTCTTCTGATGCTGACTATGTGACAGGTACAACCTTCTTTGTGGATGGTGGTCTGCTCTGGAATTATCAGGAGCAGTAA
- a CDS encoding MGH1-like glycoside hydrolase domain-containing protein — MTQEEARLVADRDRTAYWKRWGPYLSERQWGTVREDYSATGEAWDYFTHDQARSRAYRWGEDGIAGISDNHQRLCFAIALWNGEDTILKERMFGLTGREGNHGEDVKEYYFYLDNTPTHSYMKYLYKYPQAAFPYAQLVEENRRRDRKSPEFELLDTGVFADDRYFDVIVEYAKNSPEDILIKVSITNRGPEAKTLYLLPTLWFRNTWSWDPSKEKPFLKLFKSDTHLSVIEASHPTLGDRWFYCDGVTQLLFTENETNHERLFGVSNAFPYVKDGINNYVVHGQKEAVNPNLIGTKTSAYYELSIGAGETKVVRLRLSDISPSRLYQREVEKDVEPFGAEFERIFQNRISEADEFYHRICPFQLSKDMRNVQRQAFAGMLWSKQFYYYVVEEWLKGDPGSPLPPPERKHGRNHEWIHLFNDDILSMPDKWEYPWFAAWDLAFHLIPLAMIDPDFAKYQLDVLTREWYMHPNGQIPAYEWTFGDVNPPVHAWAAMRIYQIERKMYGRADKDFLERVFQKLLLNFTWWVNRKDVEGNNVFQGGFLGLDNIGVFDRSAELPTGGHINQADGTSWMGMYCLNMLAIALELAKDNSTYEDIASKFFEHFLYIADAIDGIGKEEIALWDEADGFYYDALHLPDGRHCPMKVRSIVGLSPLFAVTTLEPEDLKMLPGFRRRMEWFIRNRPDLSRNVACMQTPGVGARRLLAIAYRDKLRRILQKMLDETEFLSPYGIRAVSKIHASHPYILAIDGQEYRVDYEPAESSTALFGGNSNWRGPIWFPINYLIVESLQKFHHYLGDDFKVECPTGSGQMMTLWEVAAELSQRLTRIFLQEPSGQRPVYGGTETFQTNPHWCNLILFNEYFHGDNGAGIGASHQTGWTGLVAKLIQQYAEYGGENGFVAKTDDTLAKVVKANATPSTVGSLA; from the coding sequence ATGACTCAAGAAGAAGCAAGATTGGTAGCCGATCGCGATCGCACAGCGTACTGGAAGCGGTGGGGTCCTTATTTGAGTGAACGACAGTGGGGAACAGTGCGAGAAGATTACAGCGCGACTGGAGAAGCTTGGGACTACTTCACCCATGACCAAGCCCGTTCCCGCGCTTACCGCTGGGGAGAGGATGGCATCGCTGGAATTTCAGATAACCATCAACGACTTTGTTTTGCCATTGCTCTCTGGAATGGAGAGGATACCATTCTTAAAGAGAGAATGTTTGGTTTAACGGGACGTGAAGGCAATCATGGGGAAGATGTCAAAGAATACTACTTCTATCTAGACAATACCCCCACGCACTCCTACATGAAATATCTTTACAAATATCCCCAAGCTGCTTTCCCCTATGCCCAATTAGTTGAAGAAAATCGACGCAGAGATCGCAAGAGTCCAGAATTTGAATTGCTTGATACGGGTGTGTTTGCCGACGATCGCTACTTTGATGTCATCGTAGAGTATGCAAAGAATTCACCTGAAGATATTTTAATTAAAGTCAGTATCACCAACAGGGGACCAGAAGCGAAAACGCTGTATCTTTTGCCAACACTCTGGTTTCGGAATACCTGGTCTTGGGACCCCAGTAAAGAAAAACCTTTTCTTAAGCTTTTCAAATCTGATACTCACTTAAGCGTCATAGAAGCCTCCCATCCAACGCTAGGAGATAGATGGTTTTACTGTGATGGTGTAACCCAACTGCTTTTTACAGAAAATGAAACTAACCATGAAAGATTATTTGGGGTGAGTAATGCTTTTCCCTATGTCAAAGATGGAATTAACAACTATGTGGTGCATGGTCAAAAAGAAGCTGTCAATCCCAATCTTATCGGCACCAAAACCTCAGCCTATTATGAATTGTCAATTGGTGCAGGCGAAACCAAAGTAGTACGGCTGCGGCTGAGCGACATCTCCCCATCCCGCCTTTATCAAAGGGAGGTAGAAAAGGATGTAGAACCATTCGGTGCTGAGTTTGAGAGAATTTTTCAAAATCGGATCTCGGAAGCAGATGAATTTTATCACCGTATTTGTCCCTTCCAGCTATCTAAGGATATGCGAAATGTCCAACGACAGGCATTTGCTGGTATGTTGTGGAGTAAGCAATTCTATTACTACGTAGTCGAAGAATGGCTTAAAGGCGATCCAGGGAGTCCTCTGCCACCGCCCGAACGCAAGCACGGCAGAAATCATGAGTGGATTCATCTATTTAATGATGACATTCTCTCCATGCCTGACAAGTGGGAATACCCTTGGTTTGCAGCTTGGGATTTGGCGTTTCATCTAATCCCACTCGCAATGATTGACCCAGATTTTGCCAAGTACCAGTTGGATGTACTGACACGGGAGTGGTATATGCACCCTAACGGTCAAATTCCTGCATATGAGTGGACTTTTGGCGATGTCAACCCGCCTGTTCACGCTTGGGCTGCCATGCGTATCTATCAGATAGAAAGAAAAATGTATGGACGCGCTGATAAAGATTTTCTGGAACGTGTGTTTCAGAAATTGCTGCTCAATTTTACCTGGTGGGTGAATCGGAAGGATGTAGAAGGAAACAATGTTTTTCAGGGCGGCTTCTTGGGATTGGACAATATCGGTGTTTTTGACAGAAGTGCTGAACTTCCTACAGGTGGACATATTAATCAGGCGGATGGCACTAGCTGGATGGGGATGTATTGTCTGAATATGCTGGCGATCGCACTGGAACTGGCAAAAGACAATTCAACCTATGAAGATATTGCCAGCAAGTTTTTTGAACATTTCCTTTACATTGCTGATGCCATAGACGGCATTGGCAAGGAAGAAATAGCTTTATGGGATGAAGCTGATGGCTTTTACTACGATGCGCTGCATTTGCCCGATGGTCGCCATTGTCCCATGAAAGTGCGCTCGATAGTAGGGTTATCCCCACTTTTTGCCGTTACCACCCTGGAACCAGAAGATTTGAAGATGTTACCAGGCTTTAGACGGCGGATGGAGTGGTTTATTCGCAATCGCCCTGACTTGAGCCGAAATGTTGCCTGTATGCAAACACCTGGTGTTGGTGCCAGAAGACTGCTAGCGATCGCGTATCGAGATAAACTCCGCCGCATCCTGCAAAAAATGCTAGATGAGACAGAATTCTTAAGTCCCTATGGCATCCGCGCTGTCTCTAAAATTCATGCATCTCATCCCTACATTCTTGCAATAGATGGCCAAGAGTACCGGGTGGATTACGAACCCGCCGAGTCCAGCACCGCTCTGTTTGGCGGCAATTCCAACTGGCGTGGACCGATTTGGTTCCCCATAAATTATCTGATCGTCGAGTCACTCCAAAAGTTCCATCATTACTTGGGCGACGATTTCAAAGTGGAGTGTCCAACCGGTTCTGGTCAAATGATGACACTTTGGGAAGTTGCAGCTGAGTTATCTCAAAGGCTGACTCGAATTTTCTTGCAAGAACCATCTGGTCAGCGACCTGTTTATGGCGGCACAGAAACATTCCAAACAAACCCTCATTGGTGCAATCTGATTCTTTTCAATGAGTATTTTCATGGCGATAACGGTGCCGGAATTGGTGCCAGCCATCAAACAGGCTGGACGGGTTTAGTGGCAAAACTCATCCAGCAGTACGCAGAATATGGCGGAGAAAATGGTTTTGTTGCAAAAACTGACGATACTTTGGCAAAAGTTGTGAAGGCTAACGCTACACCTTCTACTGTAGGCTCGTTAGCTTGA
- the pgl gene encoding 6-phosphogluconolactonase — MHLIRAVKSDIRVVANAEELSLKAAEEFVHRAEEAVQARGIFTIALAGGSTPKSLYTLLASDTASFREQVPWNKVHFFWGDERHVPPDHPESNYRMVQERLLSQVPVPPENVHRILAENPDPGKAADEYEQVLRHFFKLHEGKWPRFDLVLLGMGSDGHTASLFPVTNVIHEQRHLVAASWVEKQNTYRVTLTPPVLNNALCTIFLVSGSEKAETLRAVLEGNPEPDRFPAQIIRPKQGSLLWLVDRAAARFLRLEQEENHG; from the coding sequence ATGCATCTAATTAGAGCAGTAAAGTCAGACATCCGAGTTGTCGCAAATGCTGAAGAGCTTAGCTTAAAAGCCGCAGAGGAATTTGTCCATCGGGCTGAAGAAGCGGTACAAGCACGAGGGATTTTTACCATCGCCCTAGCTGGCGGCTCGACGCCCAAAAGTCTTTACACGCTATTGGCTAGCGATACCGCATCCTTTCGGGAACAGGTGCCCTGGAACAAGGTACACTTTTTCTGGGGTGATGAGCGTCACGTCCCACCTGACCATCCCGAGAGTAACTACCGCATGGTGCAAGAGCGGCTGCTATCTCAAGTGCCTGTTCCACCAGAAAACGTACACCGAATCTTGGCTGAAAATCCAGACCCTGGCAAAGCAGCAGACGAGTATGAGCAAGTATTACGGCATTTCTTTAAGTTGCACGAGGGGAAGTGGCCGCGCTTTGACTTGGTGCTTTTAGGAATGGGATCGGATGGACACACCGCTTCCCTCTTTCCAGTAACCAATGTCATCCACGAACAAAGACATCTCGTCGCTGCTTCCTGGGTAGAAAAGCAGAATACCTACCGGGTTACCTTGACACCACCAGTGCTGAACAATGCCTTATGCACGATCTTTCTCGTTAGTGGGTCGGAAAAGGCCGAAACCCTACGAGCAGTTTTGGAGGGTAACCCGGAGCCCGATCGCTTCCCCGCTCAGATTATCCGTCCAAAACAGGGGTCGCTACTATGGCTGGTAGACCGGGCAGCAGCACGTTTTTTGCGGCTTGAGCAGGAAGAAAATCATGGATAG